Proteins found in one Bremerella volcania genomic segment:
- a CDS encoding 3-keto-disaccharide hydrolase: MQIRLLTLVIAAVLTTAGVTNLRAEEPVTKAFVNGEGPGWVSLGKDDFTKVNSNDDTWTFHEDGLIECTGKPVSVTRSVKQYTNFELVCQWRHLKNAGNSGIFVWTIPSSLEKLTGPGLPQGIEVQVLDLGYKEQYEKGGNRKADWFTCHGDVFPVGAAKMTPFPPTAPNGARSFPTKELSKGTGEWNHYYVRAINGEVRLWVNGEEVSGGTGCSPATGFLCLESEGSPVEFRGLKIRELP, encoded by the coding sequence ATGCAGATTCGACTGTTAACCCTGGTCATCGCCGCGGTGTTGACCACCGCTGGCGTGACGAACCTCCGCGCGGAAGAACCCGTTACCAAGGCCTTCGTCAACGGCGAAGGACCAGGCTGGGTTTCGTTGGGCAAAGATGACTTCACCAAAGTCAACAGCAACGACGATACATGGACCTTCCACGAGGACGGCTTGATCGAGTGCACCGGCAAGCCGGTCAGCGTAACGCGCAGCGTGAAGCAGTACACCAATTTCGAGCTGGTCTGCCAGTGGCGGCATTTAAAGAATGCCGGCAACAGCGGCATCTTCGTCTGGACCATTCCGTCCTCGCTCGAAAAACTGACCGGACCGGGGCTGCCGCAGGGAATCGAAGTCCAGGTACTCGATCTGGGTTACAAAGAGCAGTACGAAAAAGGTGGCAATCGTAAAGCCGATTGGTTTACGTGCCACGGCGACGTCTTTCCGGTTGGCGCGGCCAAGATGACCCCGTTTCCTCCGACCGCACCCAATGGCGCACGCAGTTTTCCTACCAAGGAACTCAGCAAGGGAACCGGCGAGTGGAATCACTACTACGTTCGGGCCATCAACGGAGAAGTTCGTCTGTGGGTCAACGGAGAGGAAGTCTCCGGCGGCACCGGATGCTCGCCAGCGACCGGCTTTTTGTGCCTGGAATCGGAAGGATCGCCGGTCGAGTTCCGCGGCCTGAAGATTCGCGAACTTCCGTAG
- a CDS encoding aldehyde dehydrogenase family protein, giving the protein MSIRNEYPAYLANQPVTPNFDLNVEDKFRQSIATRVPLADAGLMEKAIAAADQAAPAMAQLPSYHRQAVLNHCVQRFQQRSEELAEALCVEAGKPIGDSRGEVTRLIDTFRVAAEESTRMLGEVMPLDISPRAAGYRGMWKRVPIGPCAFITPFNFPLNLVAHKVAPALAVGCPFVLKPASKTPIGALLVGEILAETDLPEGAFSILPASRDAANLLVTDDRLKKLSFTGSQDVGWGLKAKAGKKKVTLELGGNAACIVDEGTNLEDAVQRIVFGAFYQSGQSCVSVQRVLIHRSVYDATVKLLCDRVSKLKVGDPMDKETFVGPIISSSDAERIEAWIESAKKAGAKVLVGGTRDGILVQPTLLADVPQSEAVCAKEVFGPVAVVAPFNTFDEALAMANDSDFGLQVGIFTRDIQKIMKAWDTMDVGGVIIGDVPSWRVDHMPYGGVKESGIGREGVRFAMHDMTEIRNLVIRSVPD; this is encoded by the coding sequence ATGTCAATTCGCAACGAGTATCCCGCTTATCTTGCCAATCAGCCAGTGACCCCCAACTTCGATTTAAACGTCGAGGATAAGTTCCGTCAAAGCATCGCCACCAGGGTGCCTCTCGCGGACGCTGGGTTGATGGAAAAGGCGATTGCCGCTGCCGATCAGGCAGCGCCGGCAATGGCCCAGTTGCCGTCGTATCACCGCCAGGCGGTTCTCAACCATTGCGTTCAGCGTTTTCAGCAGCGTAGCGAAGAACTCGCCGAGGCCCTTTGCGTGGAGGCAGGCAAGCCCATCGGAGACAGTCGCGGAGAAGTGACGCGGCTGATCGATACGTTCCGTGTCGCCGCGGAAGAGTCGACCCGGATGCTGGGCGAGGTCATGCCGTTGGATATCAGCCCCAGGGCCGCAGGATATCGCGGCATGTGGAAACGTGTGCCGATCGGGCCATGCGCATTTATCACCCCTTTCAACTTTCCGTTGAACCTGGTGGCTCACAAGGTCGCGCCTGCTCTGGCGGTCGGCTGCCCGTTCGTCTTGAAGCCGGCCAGTAAGACGCCCATCGGAGCGCTGCTGGTGGGTGAGATCTTGGCAGAGACTGATCTGCCGGAAGGGGCGTTCTCGATTCTCCCGGCCAGCCGCGACGCCGCCAACTTGCTAGTCACCGACGATCGGCTCAAAAAGCTGAGTTTCACGGGTTCGCAAGACGTCGGTTGGGGCCTCAAGGCTAAAGCTGGCAAGAAGAAGGTCACGCTCGAACTGGGTGGTAACGCGGCTTGCATTGTCGATGAAGGGACCAACCTGGAAGACGCCGTGCAGCGAATTGTCTTCGGGGCGTTTTACCAATCAGGGCAAAGCTGCGTGAGCGTTCAACGCGTCTTGATCCACCGCAGCGTCTACGACGCCACGGTGAAACTATTGTGCGACCGAGTCTCGAAGTTGAAAGTGGGAGATCCGATGGATAAGGAAACGTTCGTCGGTCCCATCATTTCGTCGTCGGATGCCGAAAGGATCGAAGCCTGGATTGAGTCCGCCAAGAAGGCCGGTGCCAAAGTACTGGTCGGAGGTACCCGTGATGGCATCCTGGTGCAGCCAACACTATTGGCCGATGTCCCTCAGAGCGAAGCCGTTTGCGCTAAGGAGGTCTTCGGACCAGTCGCCGTGGTGGCTCCCTTCAATACCTTCGACGAAGCTTTGGCGATGGCCAACGACAGCGATTTCGGATTACAGGTTGGTATCTTCACCCGCGACATTCAAAAGATCATGAAGGCCTGGGACACGATGGACGTTGGCGGCGTGATCATCGGTGACGTTCCTTCGTGGCGTGTCGATCACATGCCCTACGGGGGCGTCAAAGAGAGTGGCATCGGCCGAGAAGGGGTTCGGTTTGCCATGCATGACATGACCGAGATTCGCAATCTGGTCATCCGCTCGGTGCCAGATTAA
- a CDS encoding Gfo/Idh/MocA family oxidoreductase: MTKPRFNRRSFLKSSSATAAAALALGPVLHVSGQETATSEKLNIGIIGAGGRGSANTGGVAGENIYTLCDTNPEVLEKAKSRYPQAKTCSDWREVIADKQVDAVVVSTADHHHALASIAAMKAGKHVYCEKPLAHTVEEARQMQNVYAEKKGSLATQMGTQIHATENYRRVVELIAAGAIGPVTEAHVWCSRTINPVAPAVLPEEPIPEGFNWETWLGPAEMRPYNGAYWKGGNLNWNRRWEFGNGVLGDMGSHLIDLPFWALNLKYPTSIQSEGPAADPIACPPWQVVTWQHPAREGNANWTKPTKVLWYHGPEGMKRRSEYLQPLVGSDTDISKWGIGVAFVGESGILVADYGKLVLSPGEKFKDYAAPENRILPSKGHYAEWLHAAKTGGESLCNFSYSGPLIEHNLLGNVAHRAGKKLEWDAENFQITNAPEAAKLLTKSYREGWSI, translated from the coding sequence ATGACCAAGCCCAGGTTCAATCGCCGTTCGTTCCTGAAGTCTTCCAGCGCGACCGCCGCCGCAGCATTAGCACTGGGACCTGTCTTGCATGTCAGCGGGCAAGAGACGGCTACTAGCGAGAAATTGAACATCGGAATCATTGGCGCTGGCGGACGAGGCTCCGCTAACACGGGTGGCGTCGCTGGCGAGAACATCTACACCCTGTGCGATACCAATCCCGAGGTTCTGGAAAAAGCCAAGTCGCGTTATCCTCAGGCCAAAACATGCAGCGACTGGCGGGAAGTGATTGCCGACAAACAAGTCGATGCCGTCGTCGTCAGTACGGCAGACCATCACCATGCTTTGGCTTCGATCGCCGCGATGAAGGCCGGTAAGCATGTCTACTGCGAGAAGCCTTTGGCTCACACAGTCGAAGAAGCCCGGCAGATGCAAAACGTCTACGCGGAAAAGAAGGGCTCGCTGGCAACCCAGATGGGAACGCAGATTCACGCGACCGAGAACTATCGACGCGTCGTGGAACTGATTGCCGCTGGGGCGATTGGTCCGGTCACCGAAGCTCATGTGTGGTGTAGCCGGACGATCAATCCAGTTGCTCCCGCGGTTCTGCCGGAAGAACCGATTCCCGAGGGCTTCAACTGGGAAACCTGGCTCGGACCTGCCGAGATGCGTCCCTACAACGGGGCGTATTGGAAAGGTGGCAACCTGAATTGGAATCGCCGCTGGGAGTTTGGCAACGGCGTGCTGGGTGATATGGGGAGCCACCTGATCGATCTTCCGTTCTGGGCGCTGAATCTGAAGTACCCGACGTCGATCCAATCAGAAGGCCCCGCAGCCGATCCGATCGCGTGTCCTCCCTGGCAGGTCGTTACCTGGCAGCATCCGGCCCGCGAGGGGAATGCTAATTGGACCAAACCGACGAAGGTTCTGTGGTATCACGGTCCGGAAGGGATGAAGCGTCGCAGCGAGTATCTGCAACCGTTGGTAGGTAGTGATACTGATATCAGCAAATGGGGCATCGGTGTCGCTTTCGTTGGCGAGTCTGGAATTCTGGTGGCCGACTACGGCAAGCTGGTCTTGTCGCCAGGCGAAAAGTTCAAAGACTACGCAGCCCCTGAGAATCGAATCCTGCCCAGCAAAGGTCACTATGCGGAATGGCTTCACGCGGCCAAGACCGGCGGCGAGTCCCTTTGCAACTTCAGCTACTCCGGGCCACTGATCGAGCATAACCTTCTCGGAAACGTCGCCCATCGGGCAGGAAAGAAGCTGGAGTGGGATGCTGAAAATTTTCAGATTACCAATGCTCCGGAGGCTGCCAAGCTGCTGACGAAATCGTATCGTGAAGGTTGGAGCATCTAG
- a CDS encoding type II secretion system F family protein, whose translation MFDSGANGVLIIAVSVFGLFAAGIYFLADMLMKDKSRAEDRLDGLKDPYQRGGRNGEKSSKGNALGKVLEKATPSLARPLQPTNQKDALKLKDKLSHAGFRSEGAPTTFLGLKFAGLIAGLVLGGGTFFVLGDFSLFGILKAALVLGFFFYLPELGLWYLGKTRKEQIFRGLPDALDLMVVCVEAGLGLDQAMRRVAEEMKKTYRVIAEEFGMCNFQLQMGRARVDVLHELGQRTGVEDLRSLAAILIQADKFGSSIAQALRVQSDAMRTRRRQIAEEKAAKTAVKMIFPLVFFIFPGIFVVLVGPAAITVIREMLPMMAANS comes from the coding sequence ATGTTTGATTCCGGTGCTAATGGCGTTCTGATCATTGCGGTAAGCGTATTCGGCTTGTTCGCGGCAGGGATCTATTTCCTCGCGGACATGTTGATGAAGGACAAAAGCCGTGCCGAAGACCGACTGGACGGGTTGAAAGACCCCTACCAGCGCGGCGGACGCAATGGCGAAAAGAGTTCCAAAGGAAACGCGCTGGGCAAAGTGCTGGAGAAGGCCACCCCTTCGCTGGCCAGGCCGCTGCAGCCAACCAACCAGAAAGACGCCCTGAAACTGAAGGACAAGCTCTCGCACGCTGGTTTTCGCAGCGAGGGTGCACCGACGACCTTTTTGGGTTTGAAGTTTGCCGGATTGATCGCCGGCCTGGTCTTGGGTGGTGGTACGTTCTTCGTGCTGGGCGACTTTTCGCTGTTCGGCATTTTGAAGGCCGCCCTTGTGCTTGGCTTCTTCTTCTATCTTCCAGAACTCGGTTTGTGGTATCTGGGCAAAACCCGCAAGGAACAGATCTTCCGTGGTCTACCTGACGCACTCGACTTGATGGTCGTTTGTGTTGAGGCTGGTCTTGGTCTCGATCAAGCCATGCGTCGCGTTGCCGAGGAAATGAAAAAGACCTACCGCGTGATCGCCGAAGAGTTCGGCATGTGCAACTTCCAGTTGCAGATGGGCCGCGCTCGCGTCGATGTTTTGCATGAACTCGGTCAAAGAACCGGCGTGGAAGACCTTCGCTCGCTCGCCGCGATCCTGATTCAGGCCGACAAGTTTGGTTCGAGTATCGCCCAGGCACTACGCGTGCAGAGTGATGCCATGCGAACCCGTCGCCGCCAGATCGCCGAAGAAAAGGCCGCCAAGACAGCCGTGAAGATGATCTTTCCACTGGTGTTCTTCATCTTCCCTGGCATCTTCGTCGTGCTCGTCGGACCAGCCGCGATCACGGTGATTCGCGAGATGCTACCAATGATGGCGGCCAACTCGTAG
- a CDS encoding DUF58 domain-containing protein, with product MNSGVLSRYLDYEFLRQLSGRSLEPRGLVSGNLAGAHKSPSSGFAVEFSGHREYVPGDDPKHIDWRVYFTRDKYFIKQYEMETNFVCHLMLDISKSMRYGEEASQKMLFASRLAVSLAHSIVRQGDKVSFTTFDTKIRGHIPASNALPQIIRMSQHLDETDADDTTDLHACLSEFSQRMARREIVMIFSDFFGDLETLENAIQRIRFNKHDVVLVQVIHDHELNFNLDGMTRFVGLEIDAQRIAQPADIRSAYLKAVSRFNAELADIATRNNCDHVLACTKENPGAIFWEYLNQRSLQNRRI from the coding sequence GTGAATAGCGGCGTTCTATCCCGATATCTCGACTACGAGTTTCTTCGCCAACTCTCTGGGCGTTCCCTGGAACCCCGGGGGCTGGTGAGCGGAAACCTGGCCGGTGCGCACAAGTCGCCGTCGTCCGGGTTTGCGGTCGAGTTTTCAGGACACCGCGAATACGTTCCCGGTGACGACCCCAAACATATCGACTGGCGCGTCTACTTTACGCGCGACAAGTACTTCATCAAGCAGTACGAAATGGAGACGAACTTCGTCTGCCATTTGATGCTCGATATCAGTAAGTCGATGCGATACGGCGAAGAGGCTTCGCAGAAGATGCTCTTCGCTTCGCGGCTGGCGGTCAGCCTGGCACATAGCATCGTTCGCCAGGGAGATAAGGTTTCGTTCACGACGTTCGATACGAAGATTCGCGGGCACATTCCGGCCAGCAATGCTCTGCCCCAGATCATTCGGATGTCGCAGCATCTCGACGAAACGGATGCCGACGACACCACCGATTTGCATGCCTGCTTGTCCGAGTTCAGCCAACGGATGGCGCGGCGGGAAATCGTGATGATCTTCAGCGATTTCTTTGGCGACCTTGAGACACTGGAGAACGCGATCCAGAGGATTCGTTTCAACAAGCATGACGTGGTGCTGGTGCAAGTCATTCACGATCACGAGTTGAACTTCAACCTCGATGGAATGACCCGCTTCGTGGGACTGGAAATCGATGCCCAGCGCATTGCTCAACCAGCAGACATCCGGTCGGCATATCTGAAAGCGGTCAGTCGCTTCAATGCTGAGCTTGCGGACATTGCTACCCGCAACAACTGCGATCATGTCTTGGCATGCACCAAGGAGAACCCGGGGGCCATTTTCTGGGAATACCTCAACCAGCGAAGCCTGCAGAATCGCCGCATCTAG
- a CDS encoding tetratricopeptide repeat protein, whose translation MQKKIAISVWTNCGRDLICTGLALQGLFLAPSFGLGADRPKPIRQDKPIATDSNEGSSFRLIQFTGSGESDGSGSISSAFKKAGDSISGFFTSEPRQPQVENDPISLSSMPDEINANVYLSAARMMENSGNFEGAERQYKSCLEKFPKSRLAQISYARLLHRTQRLDESLVIYQMADKDHPKDPTICNDMGLCLARMGRKGEAMAKFHQATLGAPEDPRYRNNLAMVLVDAGRPDEALSQLVYAHGKAKGHFNLGFLLYRKGDHDGAVANFEAALQQDANLTQAADMLQRIQGKQIAGQDPRTAPMPKTNTMFISDQPRQTKSSPVVVPSQSSKIPPAPESEPPRLLPPVR comes from the coding sequence ATGCAAAAGAAAATCGCAATAAGCGTCTGGACCAACTGCGGACGCGACCTGATCTGCACAGGCCTGGCACTACAGGGTCTGTTTCTCGCACCTTCTTTCGGGCTTGGAGCGGATCGTCCAAAACCGATCCGTCAAGACAAGCCGATCGCTACCGATAGCAACGAAGGCAGCTCGTTTCGATTGATCCAGTTCACGGGTTCCGGCGAATCAGACGGCTCGGGTTCGATCAGCTCAGCTTTCAAGAAGGCTGGTGACTCGATCTCTGGCTTCTTCACATCCGAACCGCGACAGCCTCAGGTCGAAAATGACCCGATCAGCCTGTCGAGCATGCCGGACGAGATCAACGCCAATGTCTACCTGAGCGCTGCTCGGATGATGGAAAACAGCGGCAACTTCGAAGGTGCGGAACGTCAATACAAGTCGTGCCTGGAGAAATTCCCCAAAAGCCGCCTGGCCCAGATCAGCTACGCTCGTCTGCTGCATCGCACGCAGCGTCTGGACGAGTCGTTGGTGATCTACCAGATGGCCGACAAGGATCACCCGAAAGATCCGACGATTTGCAACGACATGGGATTGTGCCTGGCGCGTATGGGCCGCAAGGGCGAGGCGATGGCCAAGTTCCATCAAGCTACGCTGGGTGCCCCAGAAGATCCGCGATATCGCAACAACCTGGCCATGGTTCTGGTTGATGCCGGTCGGCCGGACGAAGCCCTTTCGCAGCTTGTTTATGCCCACGGCAAAGCCAAGGGACACTTCAACCTGGGCTTCTTGCTGTATCGCAAGGGAGACCATGATGGTGCCGTCGCCAACTTCGAGGCCGCTTTGCAACAGGACGCCAATCTGACGCAGGCCGCCGACATGCTGCAACGGATTCAAGGCAAGCAGATCGCCGGGCAAGACCCACGCACCGCTCCGATGCCCAAAACGAACACCATGTTCATTAGCGATCAACCTCGTCAGACAAAGTCTTCCCCGGTTGTGGTCCCATCGCAATCGTCGAAGATTCCACCCGCTCCGGAATCGGAGCCGCCGCGTCTTCTTCCACCGGTTCGCTAA
- a CDS encoding type II secretion system F family protein, with the protein MLTLIVLITVFVGVATLVGAVAILFRGEANPEIESRLEILTGKGKAEGGKGEQQGGGITRLSDGNDGALEEFISRHFNLRLFLDQAAMETSVSNFIMLTAGLAGAGAVVPFLLGLPFYISPLLAIILGVGPLGYVWFKRGKRLAKFGNQLPDALELIARALRAGHSLGAGFHLVSEEMLDPIGGEFRKVFESQNLGVPLEEAIVDMTERVPNLDLKFFGTAVILQRQTGGDLAEILDKIGRLVRQRMELFGQIQALTGEGRISGIVLLGMPPALFAVMWYLNPTYVMTLFTDPLGQKMLAGAIVMQLIGAWVIQKIIDIKV; encoded by the coding sequence ATGTTGACGCTAATAGTACTCATTACGGTTTTCGTTGGTGTGGCCACCCTGGTCGGCGCGGTAGCGATTCTGTTTCGAGGGGAAGCCAACCCTGAGATCGAGAGTCGTCTCGAGATTCTGACCGGCAAGGGCAAAGCCGAAGGCGGCAAAGGAGAGCAGCAAGGGGGAGGCATCACCCGGCTCTCCGACGGCAACGATGGCGCCCTGGAAGAATTCATTTCGCGACACTTCAATCTTCGATTGTTCCTGGACCAGGCCGCCATGGAAACCTCCGTCTCCAACTTCATCATGCTGACCGCAGGGTTGGCGGGTGCTGGGGCCGTGGTCCCGTTCCTGTTGGGCTTGCCGTTCTACATCAGCCCGCTGCTGGCAATCATTCTGGGCGTCGGCCCCTTGGGCTACGTGTGGTTCAAGCGAGGCAAGCGTCTGGCCAAGTTCGGTAACCAACTGCCGGATGCCTTGGAACTGATCGCTCGTGCTTTGCGAGCCGGGCATAGCTTGGGTGCGGGTTTTCACCTGGTGAGCGAAGAAATGCTCGACCCGATCGGCGGCGAATTCCGCAAGGTGTTCGAATCGCAAAACCTGGGCGTGCCGTTGGAAGAAGCCATCGTCGACATGACCGAACGCGTTCCGAACCTCGACCTCAAGTTCTTCGGAACGGCCGTGATCCTGCAGCGTCAGACGGGTGGTGACCTGGCGGAAATTCTCGACAAGATCGGTCGACTCGTTCGTCAGCGTATGGAATTGTTTGGACAAATTCAGGCCCTTACCGGGGAAGGTCGAATCTCCGGCATCGTTTTGTTGGGTATGCCGCCGGCACTGTTCGCCGTGATGTGGTACCTCAACCCAACGTACGTGATGACACTGTTTACCGATCCCCTTGGTCAAAAAATGTTGGCCGGTGCCATCGTCATGCAATTGATTGGTGCCTGGGTGATTCAAAAGATTATCGATATCAAGGTGTAA
- a CDS encoding helix-turn-helix domain-containing protein — protein sequence MKFSFRLAELLNHSPDPKKRPGTIKAICDFTGLDRHQVSSLLKNEAKYIPLSALAQVCDFLIKHGYAEANQLPGALFAVEPENFWELLARRKRVEMCLGIRADENWAEGAWVVASDTILQGQLLTGISTLGGTAKYRQQDMPRDMVSLSGDGYMMRDTPIPQPEDLFQTLVWAPGQAEDEEVHRRGHEVYSSFQAVDGDKALISLGSIRSNPVIELGLASAFNTEPFISQDEVEDPSQRAIPIYLRHREKNAQFPGSCCGGDQLSKSYAPETPGFYYEKEDGSWGCCKWDETTYEPAYLIYVYHESQGRLEMMLGGYSGRGTRLLAKTLSSRPEEFWPPVYTGNGTQIGAYVIQYELKKQKKARSVLVADYSATTKIIPIDPKAIQRRLTI from the coding sequence ATGAAATTCTCGTTTCGCCTTGCAGAATTGCTGAATCACTCGCCAGATCCTAAGAAACGTCCTGGCACCATTAAAGCGATCTGCGACTTCACCGGATTGGATCGCCATCAAGTTTCTTCCCTGCTAAAGAACGAAGCGAAGTACATCCCGCTATCGGCGCTTGCCCAGGTGTGCGACTTCCTGATTAAGCATGGCTACGCCGAAGCGAACCAGCTTCCCGGCGCGCTATTCGCCGTCGAGCCAGAGAACTTCTGGGAACTGCTGGCCCGGCGTAAGCGGGTCGAGATGTGTCTTGGCATCCGTGCCGACGAAAACTGGGCTGAGGGTGCCTGGGTGGTTGCTTCCGACACGATCCTGCAGGGGCAACTGCTCACCGGTATTTCCACCCTGGGTGGTACGGCCAAGTATCGCCAGCAAGACATGCCTCGCGACATGGTCTCGCTCAGCGGCGACGGCTACATGATGCGTGACACGCCTATTCCTCAGCCGGAAGACCTTTTCCAGACGCTTGTCTGGGCTCCGGGTCAGGCCGAGGACGAAGAGGTGCATCGCCGCGGTCATGAAGTCTATTCCAGCTTCCAAGCCGTCGATGGCGACAAAGCTTTGATCAGCCTGGGAAGTATTCGTAGCAATCCGGTGATCGAGTTGGGACTCGCCAGCGCGTTCAATACCGAACCGTTCATCAGCCAGGATGAAGTCGAAGATCCGAGCCAGCGAGCCATTCCGATCTATCTTCGTCACCGCGAAAAGAACGCTCAGTTTCCTGGTTCCTGCTGCGGCGGCGACCAGTTGTCCAAGAGCTACGCTCCCGAGACGCCTGGCTTCTACTACGAAAAAGAAGACGGCAGTTGGGGCTGCTGCAAGTGGGACGAAACCACCTACGAGCCCGCCTACCTGATCTACGTCTATCACGAATCGCAAGGGCGTCTGGAAATGATGCTCGGCGGTTACTCAGGGCGTGGCACCCGACTGCTGGCCAAGACCCTCTCGAGCCGACCGGAAGAATTCTGGCCGCCGGTTTACACTGGCAATGGAACGCAGATTGGCGCTTATGTCATTCAGTACGAACTGAAGAAGCAGAAGAAAGCCCGCAGCGTGCTGGTCGCCGACTATTCGGCCACCACCAAGATCATCCCGATCGACCCAAAGGCGATCCAACGACGTCTGACCATCTAG
- a CDS encoding RNA polymerase sigma factor: MDSTGSELPTSAWKSEEELIEALQRQEDDAYEYLVRAYSGRMLVVAKRFLGQDQDAQDAVQDAFLSAFKAIENFEGNAKLSTWLHRIVVNACLMKLRTKKRKPEKPVEDLLPHFVSDGHRDRAEPSWAITFDTAVQSRETRDLVRQKIEELPESYRTVLLLRDIEQLSTEETAARLDMSVSAVKTRLHRARQALKTLLDPHMNGGY, from the coding sequence ATGGACAGCACCGGATCAGAACTGCCGACGAGCGCTTGGAAATCCGAAGAAGAGCTTATCGAAGCTCTTCAGCGGCAAGAGGACGACGCGTACGAATACTTGGTTCGTGCGTATAGCGGTCGTATGCTGGTGGTAGCGAAACGTTTCCTGGGACAAGACCAGGATGCCCAGGACGCGGTGCAAGATGCGTTTCTGTCCGCGTTTAAGGCAATCGAAAACTTCGAGGGAAACGCGAAGCTTTCCACCTGGCTGCATCGAATTGTGGTCAACGCGTGCCTGATGAAGCTGCGCACCAAGAAGCGGAAACCCGAAAAGCCGGTCGAGGATTTGCTCCCTCACTTCGTTTCCGACGGGCATCGCGATCGGGCGGAACCTTCGTGGGCGATTACCTTTGACACGGCTGTCCAAAGTCGCGAGACACGGGACTTGGTTCGCCAAAAAATTGAAGAATTGCCGGAAAGTTATCGAACCGTTTTGCTGCTTCGTGACATCGAACAATTAAGTACCGAGGAAACCGCGGCCCGACTCGACATGAGTGTTTCAGCCGTCAAGACGCGGCTGCATCGTGCCCGGCAAGCACTAAAAACTCTGTTGGATCCGCACATGAATGGCGGATACTAA
- a CDS encoding SHD1 domain-containing protein yields the protein MKASTNAISLFVFACLLSSVMAAEVRTWTDSSGKTLSGSLEEVTSDGKVKIKSNGQTFTIPIERFSDEDQKYIDSQKEEMEKEDSPSRRRRKSDLFDYRQWKDNQDNEIKAKYVRMFEGQVVLLQGRTAHKVSFYDLSDEDQVYLRTELEARGEESQIPPPPAGGGGSGEIAGGSAPYDPRMGNQVAAPPAYAPPAMDDFAKRQQEEHERNRREIEKQQAEARRAMEEAQRKREEEAQRRQREEEERIQRENQRREQQRQEQLARMNAPMGGPSMQPQWEEYKECSNCHKRIDGNIGAGDNCPHCGVFFASETDRFGRTTKKVPVPWYYGAPIPIGLIVWVVVAVIRKMGSS from the coding sequence ATGAAAGCCAGCACGAACGCCATCTCACTCTTTGTTTTCGCCTGCCTTCTTTCCAGCGTCATGGCGGCGGAAGTCCGCACCTGGACCGACTCGTCGGGCAAGACTCTTTCCGGGTCGTTGGAAGAAGTCACCAGCGATGGCAAGGTGAAGATCAAGTCGAACGGGCAAACGTTCACCATTCCGATTGAACGATTCAGCGACGAAGATCAAAAGTACATCGATTCGCAAAAAGAAGAGATGGAAAAAGAGGACTCCCCGTCTCGGCGTCGTCGCAAGAGCGATCTGTTTGACTATCGCCAGTGGAAAGACAATCAGGACAACGAGATCAAGGCCAAGTACGTCCGGATGTTCGAGGGTCAGGTAGTCTTGCTGCAAGGCCGAACGGCTCACAAGGTTTCGTTTTATGATCTGAGCGACGAAGACCAAGTCTACTTGCGCACTGAACTGGAAGCCCGCGGTGAGGAAAGTCAGATTCCTCCCCCGCCTGCCGGTGGCGGTGGTTCCGGCGAGATCGCTGGAGGTAGTGCCCCCTACGACCCACGCATGGGCAATCAAGTTGCCGCGCCGCCAGCCTATGCTCCGCCGGCGATGGATGACTTCGCCAAGCGCCAGCAGGAAGAACACGAACGAAATCGTCGCGAGATCGAAAAGCAACAGGCCGAAGCTCGTCGCGCCATGGAAGAAGCGCAGCGCAAACGCGAAGAGGAAGCGCAGCGCCGTCAGCGTGAGGAAGAAGAACGAATTCAACGGGAAAACCAGCGGCGTGAACAGCAACGCCAGGAACAACTGGCACGCATGAATGCGCCCATGGGTGGCCCAAGCATGCAGCCGCAGTGGGAAGAGTACAAAGAGTGCAGCAATTGTCATAAGCGAATCGACGGCAACATCGGCGCTGGTGACAACTGCCCGCATTGCGGCGTCTTTTTCGCATCCGAAACAGATCGCTTCGGTCGGACGACGAAAAAGGTACCTGTTCCGTGGTACTACGGTGCACCGATCCCGATCGGCTTGATCGTCTGGGTGGTGGTCGCCGTTATTCGTAAGATGGGCAGTTCGTAA